The following coding sequences are from one Treponema parvum window:
- a CDS encoding MarR family winged helix-turn-helix transcriptional regulator encodes MEYDISSTISLVSHIHSAAADFLRVRLNQHGLPNLSSSHGFILFLLSKEEKLTMSQVAKRINRDKSTATALVQKLKNSGLVETLANKDDGRSKFIMLTAKGREYNKITAKLSTELIEKFYKDFTQDERRQVYILLSRISSHFESNLL; translated from the coding sequence ATGGAATATGATATTTCTTCAACGATTTCGTTGGTTTCACATATACACTCGGCAGCGGCGGACTTTTTACGCGTGAGGCTTAATCAGCACGGTCTGCCGAATTTGAGCTCGTCGCACGGATTTATACTGTTTTTGCTTTCTAAGGAAGAAAAACTTACCATGAGCCAAGTGGCAAAGCGCATAAACCGCGACAAGTCTACGGCAACAGCACTCGTTCAAAAACTTAAAAACAGCGGACTTGTGGAAACGCTTGCAAACAAAGACGACGGCCGAAGCAAATTTATAATGCTGACGGCGAAAGGAAGGGAATACAACAAAATTACGGCAAAGCTTTCAACGGAATTGATCGAAAAATTCTACAAGGATTTTACACAAGACGAGAGGCGCCAAGTCTACATCCTTTTGTCGCGGATATCGTCGCATTTTGAATCTAATTTACTTTAG
- the iolC gene encoding 5-dehydro-2-deoxygluconokinase — MYINFDRTKPKDVVAFGRATIDLYANEVGPMEDAKTFSKYVGGSPANTSVAMARLGMKVGYIGKVSDDQFGRFIVRFLSKEGIDTSHIAVAAQGILSGVTMGEILKDQCNCFMYRNDCADIHILPTELDENYIGSHKLLLISGTSLSHSPARESVFLAMEMAHRNGTMVAIDLDYRAGTWDNQEETSIYLTLASEKADIVVGTRDEFDAMECLYHIGNKESPKSAAWLLKKGVKIVVIKNGKKGSLVFTENEQYTGGIYPTEVLKSFGAGDAYSSAFNYGLLHDLTIEEALKYAAAASSITITGHSCSDAMPSLLAVQNYVATHDYIIQNP, encoded by the coding sequence ATGTATATAAATTTTGATAGGACAAAACCGAAGGATGTGGTAGCCTTTGGCCGTGCAACCATCGATCTTTATGCCAATGAAGTGGGGCCGATGGAAGACGCGAAGACCTTTAGTAAATATGTCGGGGGTTCTCCGGCCAATACATCTGTTGCAATGGCGAGATTGGGCATGAAGGTAGGATATATCGGAAAAGTTTCTGATGATCAGTTTGGAAGATTTATTGTACGTTTTCTGTCAAAAGAAGGAATTGATACATCACACATTGCAGTTGCCGCTCAAGGTATTCTATCCGGCGTAACAATGGGAGAGATCTTGAAGGATCAATGTAATTGTTTTATGTATCGGAATGACTGTGCAGATATCCATATTCTTCCCACAGAGTTGGATGAGAATTATATTGGAAGCCATAAATTACTGTTGATTTCCGGAACATCTCTTTCACATTCTCCTGCGAGAGAATCAGTTTTTCTTGCAATGGAAATGGCCCATAGGAATGGAACAATGGTAGCTATAGATTTGGATTATAGGGCCGGTACATGGGACAATCAGGAGGAAACCAGCATATATCTTACTTTGGCTTCCGAGAAGGCTGACATAGTTGTAGGGACTCGTGATGAATTTGATGCGATGGAATGCTTATATCATATTGGAAATAAGGAAAGCCCCAAAAGCGCTGCATGGCTTCTTAAAAAGGGAGTTAAAATTGTTGTCATAAAGAATGGAAAAAAAGGATCGCTGGTTTTTACGGAAAATGAACAGTATACGGGAGGAATTTATCCGACTGAAGTGTTGAAGAGTTTTGGAGCAGGAGATGCGTATTCTTCAGCATTTAATTACGGATTATTACATGATCTGACAATAGAGGAGGCATTAAAATATGCGGCAGCAGCCTCATCTATTACAATTACCGGACACAGTTGTTCTGATGCGATGCCTAGTCTGTTAGCGGTACAAAATTATGTAGCAACACATGACTATATAATCCAAAATCCCTAA
- a CDS encoding class I fructose-bisphosphate aldolase — protein MLGKEIRLKRLIPGKDGKYFGLTVDHAIARGIVPGLDTIDDTLSKMIAGRPNAITMNKGIADKCFTPYAGQVPLVLKLTTFGIYHFTEDVQIADVEEAVCYGADAVSCGCIVGGDNQDQQINQLAKISKEAHKYGMPLISHIYPRGNRIDKKDQCTVDNVIYAARIAAELGVDLVKTNYTGDPYSFAKVIAAVPTRVAIAGGAKCNNVDEFLQQTRDVIDSGAVGVTYGRFVFQYAHTTALVKALNQLIHNGLSVKETKELLKDLEEEEDK, from the coding sequence ATGCTTGGAAAAGAAATAAGGTTAAAGAGATTAATCCCAGGTAAAGATGGAAAATATTTCGGATTGACTGTGGATCATGCTATTGCACGCGGCATTGTCCCGGGATTGGATACAATAGATGATACATTGTCTAAAATGATTGCCGGTCGACCCAACGCGATTACAATGAATAAAGGCATTGCGGACAAATGTTTTACACCTTATGCCGGACAGGTTCCACTGGTACTTAAACTTACAACTTTTGGGATTTATCATTTCACAGAAGATGTACAAATTGCTGATGTAGAAGAAGCTGTGTGTTATGGAGCAGATGCAGTTTCCTGTGGATGTATTGTGGGAGGAGATAATCAGGATCAGCAGATAAATCAATTGGCTAAAATAAGCAAGGAAGCACATAAATATGGGATGCCGTTGATCAGCCATATATATCCGCGAGGAAATAGGATTGATAAAAAGGATCAGTGCACTGTGGATAATGTGATTTATGCAGCAAGAATTGCGGCAGAGTTGGGAGTAGATCTTGTGAAAACAAATTATACAGGAGATCCTTACAGTTTTGCCAAAGTAATAGCGGCAGTTCCTACAAGAGTGGCAATTGCAGGGGGGGCAAAGTGCAATAATGTAGATGAATTTCTGCAGCAAACGAGAGATGTTATTGACTCCGGGGCTGTAGGAGTTACTTATGGACGTTTTGTTTTTCAGTATGCTCATACAACGGCGCTTGTTAAAGCATTGAACCAGTTGATTCATAATGGACTGAGCGTTAAAGAGACCAAGGAACTGCTGAAGGATTTGGAAGAGGAAGAGGATAAATAG